The following coding sequences lie in one Primulina huaijiensis isolate GDHJ02 chromosome 2, ASM1229523v2, whole genome shotgun sequence genomic window:
- the LOC140961570 gene encoding protein EXPRESSION OF TERPENOIDS 1-like, with the protein MSGFFSLGGKDQEQDQQQTDTNNNSTFLFKNEEIYNKGFEIWQQCHQLHQQRVQQQQNQHHNFQDVGFSVGPSSSSIGRNNIIFGSNIGDDSTSNSFRSASGFRMARQGRGANEGINCQDCGNQAKKDCTHSRCRTCCKSRGLPCQTHVKSTWVPAAKRRERQQQISAMQQEQQQLTIRGENTKRLRENSSGGGGSGGGGSSILASSTRLPVTTSGFDLGQFPPEVNSPAVFRCVRVSAMDDAEEHLAYQTAVSIGGHVFKGILYDQGLESRYPGIGGESSSGCGVSQQPLDFIAAAPATTSAAATATTSQLNFTMLDPSIYPAPLSAFMAGTQFFPPPRP; encoded by the exons ATGTCTGGGTTTTTCTCACTAGGAGGTAAGGACCAAGAACAAGACCAGCAACAAACGGATACTAATAACAATAGCACGTTTCTGTTCAAGAACGAAGAGATCTATAACAAGGGTTTCGAGATATGGCAACAGTGTCATCAACTGCATCAACAGAGAGTTCAGCAGCAGCAAAATCAGCACCACAATTTTCAAGATGTGGGCTTTTCGGTTGGGCCAAGTAGTAGTAGCATCGGAAGGAACAATATCATATTCGGAAGTAATATTGGTGATGATTCTACGAGTAATAGTTTCAGGTCAGCGTCAGGGTTTAGGATGGCAAGGCAAGGTAGAGGTGCAAACGAGGGAATAAACTGTCAAGATTGCGGGAACCAAGCTAAGAAAGATTGCACGCATTCGAGATGCAGGACCTGCTGCAAGAGCCGCGGCTTGCCGTGCCAGACACATGTAAAAAGCACGTGGGTTCCCGCCGCTAAACGCCGCGAGAGGCAGCAACAGATCTCCGCTATGCAGCAGGAACAGCAGCAGTTGACGATCAGAGGGGAGAATACAAAGCGGCTGAGAGAGAATTCAAGCGGCGGAGGAGGTAGTGGTGGAGGTGGATCTTCTATTCTTGCTTCATCTACACGTTTGCCTGTTACCACGTCAG GGTTTGATTTGGGACAGTTTCCACCAGAAGTTAATTCTCCAGCAGTTTTCCGCTGCGTGAGAGTTAGTGCAATGGATGACGCGGAGGAACATTTAGCTTATCAGACTGCTGTAAGCATCGGAGGTCATGTCTTCAAGGGAATTCTATATGATCAAGGACTCGAAAGCCGGTACCCTGGAATTGGCGGGGAGAGCTCTTCCGGCTGCGGAGTTTCACAACAACCTCTAGATTTCATCGCAGCTGCGCCAGCCACCACCTCGGCCGCCGCTACAGCCACCACCAGCCAACTTAATTTCACGATGCTTGATCCCTCCATTTACCCGGCTCCTCTTAGCGCTTTCATGGCTGGTACGCAATTCTTCCCACCGCCAAGGCCTTAA
- the LOC140961574 gene encoding floral homeotic protein DEFICIENS isoform X2, which translates to MARGKIQIKRIENQTNRQVTYSKRRNGLFKKAHELTVLCDAKVSIIMISSTQKLHEYISPSSTTKQLFDQYQKAVGVDLWSSHYEKMQEHLKKLKEVNRNLRREIRQRMGESLNDLDYHQMVNLIEDMDNSLRIIRERKYKVMGNQIETGKKKDARQEDPHYGLVDNEGDYNSVLGYPNRIIALRLPTNHHPSLHRVGGSDLTTFALLE; encoded by the exons atggctcggggCAAGATCCAGATCAAGAGAATAGAGAACCAAACAAACAGGCAGGTGACGTATTCCAAGAGAAGAAATGGGCTCTTCAAGAAAGCTCACGAGCTTACTGTTCTATGTGATGCAAAGGTTTCCATTATCATGATCTCAAGTACTCAGAAGCTCCACGAATACATCAGCCCCTCCTCCAC aaCCAAGCAGTTGTTTGATCAGTACCAGAAGGCTGTTGGAGTTGATCTTTGGAGCTCCCACTATGAG aAAATGCAAGAGCACTTGAAGAAGCTTAAGGAGGTTAACAGAAATCTTAGGAGGGAGATTAG ACAAAGGATGGGAGAGAGCTTGAATGATCTGGACTACCATCAAATGGTGAATCTTATTGAAGACATGGACAACTCTTTGAGGATCATTCGagaaagaaag taCAAAGTTATGGGCAACCAGATCGAGACTGGGAAGAAAAAG GACGCAAGGCAAGAGGATCCACACTACGGATTAGTTGACAATGAAGGGGATTATAATTCAGTTCTTGGATACCCGAATCGTATAATCGCTCTACGCCTCCCGACTAATCACCATCCAAGTCTCCACAGGGTAGGGGGATCAGATCTTACCACTTTTGCTTTGCTCGAGTAA
- the LOC140961574 gene encoding floral homeotic protein DEFICIENS isoform X1, whose translation MARGKIQIKRIENQTNRQVTYSKRRNGLFKKAHELTVLCDAKVSIIMISSTQKLHEYISPSSTTKQLFDQYQKAVGVDLWSSHYEKMQEHLKKLKEVNRNLRREIRQRMGESLNDLDYHQMVNLIEDMDNSLRIIRERKYKVMGNQIETGKKKLRNVEEIHRNLLLEFDARQEDPHYGLVDNEGDYNSVLGYPNRIIALRLPTNHHPSLHRVGGSDLTTFALLE comes from the exons atggctcggggCAAGATCCAGATCAAGAGAATAGAGAACCAAACAAACAGGCAGGTGACGTATTCCAAGAGAAGAAATGGGCTCTTCAAGAAAGCTCACGAGCTTACTGTTCTATGTGATGCAAAGGTTTCCATTATCATGATCTCAAGTACTCAGAAGCTCCACGAATACATCAGCCCCTCCTCCAC aaCCAAGCAGTTGTTTGATCAGTACCAGAAGGCTGTTGGAGTTGATCTTTGGAGCTCCCACTATGAG aAAATGCAAGAGCACTTGAAGAAGCTTAAGGAGGTTAACAGAAATCTTAGGAGGGAGATTAG ACAAAGGATGGGAGAGAGCTTGAATGATCTGGACTACCATCAAATGGTGAATCTTATTGAAGACATGGACAACTCTTTGAGGATCATTCGagaaagaaag taCAAAGTTATGGGCAACCAGATCGAGACTGGGAAGAAAAAG TTAAGGAACGTGGAAGAAATACACAGAAATCTTCTTCTCGAATTC GACGCAAGGCAAGAGGATCCACACTACGGATTAGTTGACAATGAAGGGGATTATAATTCAGTTCTTGGATACCCGAATCGTATAATCGCTCTACGCCTCCCGACTAATCACCATCCAAGTCTCCACAGGGTAGGGGGATCAGATCTTACCACTTTTGCTTTGCTCGAGTAA
- the LOC140961583 gene encoding B-box zinc finger protein 20-like, whose amino-acid sequence MKFQCDVCNQEEASVFCTADEAALCPACDRRVHHANMVAGKHHRFSLDQPTPKQSPVCDICKEKRAFLFCHQDRAILCKDCDASIHKANVHTQKHTRFLLTGVIPSASSSLYDVSDTVPSYPQPQDSKNMPFTASIPVTSKITTVQCTSLESCDEGHVQFTSLNGSISASTISEYLMETLPGWHVEDFLDSTTAYGFCKDGGNGVQVQPLFGGDFESKMIEFSVENMGFWVPQMQPTNGEFALNSIKSSRKWSEDDTFAAVPQWICPPSAASKRY is encoded by the exons ATGAAGTTCCAGTGTGATGTATGCAACCAAGAGGAAGCATCTGTCTTCTGCACGGCGGATGAGGCCGCCCTCTGCCCCGCCTGCGACCGTCGGGTTCACCACGCCAACATGGTCGCCGGGAAACACCACCGCTTCTCCCTCGACCAACCCACCCCCAAACAATCCCCTGTCTGTGACATCTGCAAG GAGAAAAGAGCTTTCTTGTTTTGTCACCAAGACAGGGCTATTCTGTGCAAAGATTGCGATGCTTCGATACACAAAGCAAATGTGCACACTCAAAAGCACACCAGATTTCTACTAACTGGTGTCATCCCTTCTGCAAGTTCTTCCCTTTATGATGTTTCTGATACAGTTCCAAGTTATCCCCAGCCCCAAGACTCCAAAAATATGCCGTTTACTGCTAGTATACCCGTCACCTCGAAGATTACAACAGTCCAATGCACATCGCTAGAATCTTGTGATGAAGGCCATGTTCAGTTTACGAGCTTAAATGGTTCGATTTCAGCGAGTACCATATCAGAGTATTTGATGGAAACCCTTCCTGGTTGGCATGTTGAAGACTTTCTGGATTCCACTACTGCTTATGGTTTCTGTAAG GATGGAGGTAATGGTGTGCAGGTGCAGCCCTTATTTGGTGGTGATTTTGAGAGCAAAATGATAGAATTTTCAGTAGAAAATATGGGATTTTGGGTCCCTCAAATGCAGCCCACAAATGGGGAATTTGCTTTAAATAGTATAAAATCTAGCAGAAAATGGAGCGAGGATGATACTTTCGCTGCTGTCCCACAGTGGATTTGTCCACCCTCGGCTGCTTCCAAGAGATATTGA